One Pirellulales bacterium DNA window includes the following coding sequences:
- a CDS encoding alpha/beta fold hydrolase, which translates to MLTTRSGIRFGILGEKRTAPAPTLLILANSTAGTLGDPYFLQAGRLLSPQGYLCVSLDLPCHGEQQRDGEPEGLRGWRHRFDVGEPFLAEFVARASEVLEHLVQEHYTQPAKIAVTATSRGGFAALHLMASNARIKCAALICPVTNLAALEEFHTVRESKQAAALSMLNAMNLADTLAGRPLWIVIGDRDERVDTDQTIALARKLSASAHTQQRASQVELHVLSEPRGHTTPAGAVEASATWIEQQMNVDDHHTPMPRQTN; encoded by the coding sequence ATGCTCACGACGCGAAGCGGCATCCGCTTTGGTATCCTAGGTGAGAAGCGCACTGCTCCTGCTCCGACATTACTTATCCTGGCAAACTCGACGGCCGGGACGTTGGGCGATCCCTATTTTCTGCAGGCCGGCAGGCTGCTCTCTCCGCAAGGCTACTTGTGCGTTTCCCTGGATCTGCCGTGTCATGGTGAGCAGCAACGCGACGGAGAGCCAGAGGGCCTGCGAGGCTGGCGTCATCGGTTCGACGTTGGCGAGCCGTTCCTCGCCGAGTTCGTCGCCCGCGCAAGCGAAGTGCTCGAACATCTGGTGCAGGAGCACTACACCCAACCGGCAAAAATCGCTGTGACGGCCACATCACGCGGAGGTTTTGCGGCCTTGCACCTGATGGCGTCCAACGCGCGCATCAAGTGCGCCGCACTCATATGCCCAGTGACCAATCTGGCGGCGCTGGAAGAGTTTCACACCGTCCGGGAGTCTAAGCAAGCTGCGGCGCTATCAATGCTTAACGCCATGAATCTGGCCGATACATTGGCAGGCCGCCCGCTGTGGATCGTCATTGGCGATCGGGACGAGCGTGTTGATACGGACCAGACGATAGCGCTCGCGCGCAAACTGTCCGCCAGTGCACACACGCAGCAGCGCGCATCGCAGGTCGAGTTGCACGTACTATCCGAACCCCGCGGTCACACCACACCTGCTGGGGCCGTAGAAGCGAGCGCCACGTGGATCGAGCAACAGATGAACGTCGACGATCACCATACCCCAATGCCCCGGCAGACCAACTAG
- a CDS encoding DUF1553 domain-containing protein, whose amino-acid sequence MFAADSAPVPQIQFNRDVRPILSDKCFHCHGPDAKKREADLRLDVRDVAVTAGAIVPHKPDESALLRRITSSDDDERMPPNAAKLERLTEPEVQTLRRWIEQGAEYENHWSFIPLQAVAVPGTGEASPIDSLINVSLAKRGVAQQPEADRHTLIRRLSFDLTGLPPSPQEIIAFVNDKEPAAYERLVDRLLASEHYGERMAVDWLDTARYADSYGFQVDREREVWPWRDWVVRAFNANMPLDQFIVWQLAGDLLPAATDEQILATAFNRLHQQESEGGSVEEEYRVEYVCDRVQTFATTFLGLTFECARCHDHKYDPITQREYYQFFSLFQNIDEAGVYSYFTPSIPTPTLLLSDATAKERLASLEAQVAEQVSKLRTLRDSRREFFAHWLADSGRQIGDPVKPNSADTSSATFAWGEIARFDFEMLDKDKLANTVEAGKPAVLKGDNKLVPGRHGQAAQFTGDDPIDLPSGNFARHEPFSVSLWMQTPDFKDRAVVFHRSRAWTDSGSRGYELLIEAGRLKWSLIHFWPGNAISIVAVDPLPLKEWVHVTVVSDGSSRAAGLRMFVNGIPAKVVIVKDNLHKEITGGGGDNIALGERFRDRGFKGGLIDEFRVFSRELSALEALEPFDAAAGKAILVKPSAMLTEDERELLFDYYLASRDEPWRGQLDALRAARGELTKFADGIKEIMVMRELPEPKSAYVLFRGEYAERRDEVAAGTPAALLPLLPEAPRNRLGLAQWLTDRRHPLTARVVVNRVWQSLFGRGLVATAENFGSQGSRALYPEVLDLLSLRLIDGGWNMKELIKSIVTSHTYRQQSFADARLMADDPDNELLGRGPRLRLPAEMIRDNALAAAGLLKRQLGGAPVNPYEMSESFKPVQASEGDGVYRRSLYTNWRRTGPPPALVAFDAPRRAVCIAKRDRTDTPLQALILLNGVQFVEAAHVLGESLYRDSQGNVPLMIEQGFLRCLSRLPDEREVQILVRLYQEQLEHFTAHQADAEQLLKIGKAPHDAMIPVAAAAAATVLSQTLLNHDECVVKR is encoded by the coding sequence ATGTTCGCTGCCGACAGTGCGCCTGTTCCGCAAATACAGTTCAACCGAGATGTCCGGCCAATCCTTTCTGACAAATGCTTTCACTGTCACGGTCCAGACGCCAAAAAGCGCGAAGCCGACCTTCGGCTCGACGTGCGCGATGTGGCCGTAACAGCCGGCGCAATTGTTCCACACAAGCCGGATGAAAGTGCGCTCTTGCGACGCATTACAAGCAGTGACGACGACGAGCGCATGCCTCCCAACGCGGCCAAGCTCGAACGGCTCACGGAGCCCGAGGTGCAAACCCTACGTCGTTGGATCGAACAAGGGGCAGAATATGAAAACCATTGGAGCTTTATTCCGCTACAAGCTGTCGCTGTGCCAGGCACAGGCGAGGCAAGCCCGATCGATTCTCTGATCAACGTTAGCCTCGCGAAGCGCGGCGTTGCACAGCAACCGGAAGCCGACCGCCACACACTCATTCGGCGTTTGAGCTTCGATCTGACGGGACTGCCCCCTTCGCCGCAGGAGATCATAGCCTTTGTCAACGACAAGGAGCCCGCTGCCTACGAGCGATTGGTAGACCGACTGCTCGCCTCTGAGCATTACGGCGAGCGCATGGCGGTCGATTGGCTAGACACGGCCCGTTACGCCGATAGCTACGGCTTCCAAGTCGATCGCGAGCGCGAAGTGTGGCCGTGGCGCGACTGGGTCGTGCGTGCCTTCAACGCCAACATGCCACTGGATCAGTTCATCGTCTGGCAACTTGCCGGCGACCTGTTGCCCGCGGCTACCGACGAGCAGATTCTTGCCACGGCCTTCAACCGATTGCACCAGCAAGAGTCGGAGGGGGGGAGCGTCGAAGAGGAGTATCGCGTCGAGTACGTCTGCGACCGCGTGCAAACATTTGCCACGACGTTTCTCGGGCTCACCTTCGAATGCGCGCGCTGCCACGATCACAAGTATGACCCGATAACACAGCGCGAGTACTATCAGTTTTTCTCGCTGTTTCAGAACATCGACGAAGCGGGCGTCTACTCCTATTTCACGCCATCGATTCCAACGCCGACGCTCTTGCTGTCAGACGCCACGGCCAAGGAACGTCTGGCATCCCTCGAGGCTCAGGTCGCCGAGCAAGTTTCAAAATTGCGCACCCTGCGCGATTCGCGCCGTGAGTTCTTCGCCCACTGGCTGGCGGATTCTGGCCGACAAATCGGCGACCCCGTCAAACCAAACTCGGCCGATACTTCTTCGGCGACCTTTGCTTGGGGAGAGATTGCACGGTTCGACTTCGAGATGCTCGACAAGGACAAACTCGCCAACACGGTCGAGGCTGGCAAACCGGCCGTGCTGAAGGGGGATAACAAGCTCGTTCCTGGCCGGCATGGGCAGGCGGCGCAGTTCACAGGGGATGATCCGATCGATCTCCCCTCGGGGAATTTCGCACGCCACGAACCATTTTCAGTGTCGCTGTGGATGCAGACTCCGGATTTTAAGGACCGGGCCGTGGTATTTCACCGCTCGCGCGCCTGGACCGATTCCGGTAGCCGTGGCTACGAATTACTGATCGAAGCCGGCCGCTTGAAATGGTCGCTGATCCACTTCTGGCCTGGCAATGCTATCTCGATTGTCGCCGTCGATCCCTTGCCGCTCAAAGAGTGGGTACACGTTACGGTCGTGTCGGATGGCAGCAGTCGCGCTGCGGGATTGCGGATGTTCGTCAATGGCATCCCCGCCAAGGTCGTGATCGTCAAAGACAATTTGCACAAAGAAATCACCGGCGGGGGGGGCGATAACATCGCGCTCGGCGAGCGTTTCCGCGATCGCGGATTCAAGGGTGGACTCATCGACGAGTTCCGCGTCTTCTCGCGCGAGCTGTCTGCGCTCGAGGCACTCGAGCCGTTCGACGCAGCGGCCGGGAAAGCCATCTTGGTCAAGCCCAGCGCGATGCTCACCGAGGACGAGCGAGAACTCCTATTTGACTACTACCTCGCATCCCGCGATGAACCGTGGCGAGGTCAGCTAGACGCACTACGGGCGGCGCGCGGTGAGCTAACGAAGTTCGCCGACGGCATCAAAGAAATTATGGTGATGCGAGAGTTGCCGGAACCGAAGAGCGCATATGTGCTATTTCGTGGCGAGTATGCCGAACGACGCGATGAAGTAGCAGCCGGCACGCCGGCCGCGCTGCTGCCCCTGCTGCCCGAGGCGCCGCGCAATCGGCTGGGGCTCGCCCAGTGGTTGACCGATCGACGTCACCCGCTCACGGCGCGCGTCGTGGTCAATCGCGTCTGGCAGTCACTGTTTGGCAGAGGACTAGTGGCAACAGCCGAGAATTTCGGCAGCCAGGGATCGCGGGCTCTTTATCCGGAAGTGCTGGACTTGTTATCGCTGCGGCTAATCGATGGCGGCTGGAATATGAAGGAACTAATAAAGTCGATCGTCACAAGTCACACATATCGGCAACAGAGTTTTGCTGATGCAAGGTTGATGGCGGACGATCCCGACAATGAGCTGCTAGGGCGCGGCCCGCGGCTCCGCTTGCCAGCCGAAATGATTCGCGACAATGCGCTGGCAGCCGCCGGCCTGCTCAAACGTCAGCTCGGCGGAGCGCCAGTAAATCCGTATGAGATGAGCGAGTCGTTCAAGCCCGTGCAGGCGAGCGAAGGCGACGGCGTTTACCGACGCAGCCTCTATACAAACTGGCGCCGCACCGGCCCGCCGCCCGCCTTGGTCGCCTTCGACGCGCCCCGGCGTGCGGTGTGCATCGCCAAGCGCGACAGGACCGATACACCGCTGCAAGCTTTGATTCTGCTAAATGGCGTGCAATTCGTAGAGGCGGCCCACGTGCTGGGGGAATCGCTCTATCGCGATTCCCAGGGGAACGTACCGCTGATGATCGAACAAGGTTTTCTGCGCTGCTTGAGCCGCCTACCCGACGAACGTGAAGTCCAAATCCTGGTCCGGCTCTATCAAGAACAGCTCGAACACTTCACGGCGCATCAGGCCGACGCCGAGCAACTGCTCAAGATCGGCAAGGCTCCGCATGACGCTATGATCCCGGTTGCCGCTGCCGCGGCCGCCACTGTACTTTCGCAGACGTTGCTTAACCATGATGAATGCGTTGTGAAGCGATAA
- a CDS encoding dockerin type I domain-containing protein — protein sequence MDTDLVDARSVPMSESRSRAATVTGTKRRLIGCDAVVWRALPWHPRACILILTAGLSLAELAATSSGQIFISNNDFGIQGVGPRIGEYTFTGATVNPQLVGGYASGLNDPEGLAESGGDVFVANYTAGTIGEYTTLGATVNPALVSGLVGPLNIAVDGGYIYVINALGNVGEYTTSGAVVNPTLLKFAGNDPVGIAAYGGNLYTNDLLNHTVSEYTSAGVPVNTSLITGIFGYAIAVANGNIFVANSATTVGEYTLSGAVVNASLISGVLTPPSIAVLGNDVFVMSDTNNYYGIVGEYTTAGATVNASLISNFYLGHGAGMTVVAPFAGDVNYDGIVNGLDINSIANHWLQTGPNTADANFDGIVNGLDVALVAGNWLSTIAGGVSGGTAVPEPSTLILSALGGLALAARRRHLAWRMAP from the coding sequence ATGGATACCGATCTCGTCGACGCGCGCAGTGTGCCAATGAGCGAGAGTCGCTCGCGCGCTGCAACAGTGACGGGAACCAAAAGGCGCTTAATCGGCTGCGATGCGGTGGTGTGGCGCGCATTGCCCTGGCATCCGCGCGCTTGCATTTTGATCCTCACGGCCGGACTAAGTCTCGCGGAACTGGCCGCGACCTCAAGCGGGCAGATCTTCATATCCAACAACGACTTCGGAATACAAGGAGTGGGACCGCGGATCGGTGAGTACACGTTTACGGGAGCGACCGTCAACCCGCAACTTGTCGGCGGATATGCATCGGGTCTGAACGATCCCGAGGGGCTTGCCGAATCGGGCGGAGACGTGTTTGTCGCCAACTACACGGCCGGCACAATCGGGGAATATACGACGTTGGGCGCCACTGTGAACCCGGCGCTCGTTTCAGGACTCGTTGGTCCCCTGAACATCGCGGTCGACGGCGGTTACATCTATGTCATCAATGCGTTAGGAAATGTCGGCGAATACACGACCTCGGGTGCCGTAGTAAATCCGACGCTGCTCAAATTCGCCGGGAACGACCCGGTAGGAATTGCCGCGTATGGCGGCAATCTGTATACCAACGACTTGCTCAATCATACGGTCAGCGAGTACACATCAGCAGGTGTGCCTGTCAATACGTCGCTGATAACGGGAATCTTTGGGTACGCGATTGCTGTGGCGAACGGAAATATTTTCGTCGCGAACTCGGCCACGACAGTCGGTGAATACACATTGTCCGGGGCAGTTGTGAACGCGTCGCTGATCAGCGGCGTTCTTACTCCGCCGTCTATCGCAGTGCTCGGCAACGACGTTTTTGTCATGAGCGACACAAACAACTATTACGGCATTGTCGGCGAATACACCACCGCTGGCGCGACGGTGAACGCCTCGTTGATCTCGAATTTTTATTTGGGTCATGGTGCAGGGATGACCGTGGTGGCGCCGTTTGCCGGCGACGTTAATTACGACGGAATCGTCAACGGACTGGATATCAATTCGATTGCCAACCACTGGCTGCAAACCGGCCCTAATACGGCCGACGCCAACTTTGACGGCATCGTTAACGGGCTGGACGTGGCGCTCGTCGCCGGCAACTGGCTGAGCACGATCGCCGGTGGAGTTAGCGGCGGGACCGCCGTTCCCGAGCCGTCAACTCTCATACTGAGTGCGCTCGGCGGCCTCGCATTGGCAGCGCGCCGACGACACCTCGCTTGGCGTATGGCCCCCTAA
- a CDS encoding SDR family oxidoreductase, with amino-acid sequence MANPFLEELFSLAGQVAVVTGGTGVLGGALCQGLAQAGATIVVAGRNRERGEERVRLIHEAGGKASFLPVEVSERSSVEALLDAALSQQGRVDMLINGAGVNSASSYADVRDEDWNFVLANNLTAVHLGCQIFGGHMTATGGGAILNIASVTADRPLSKVFAYSASKAAVVNLTRNVAREFAPHGVRVNALCPGFFPAEQNRKILDAERTTSIMQQTPMARFGKPEELVGTALLLLSRTAGSFITGAAYYVDGGFTAMRF; translated from the coding sequence ATGGCCAATCCGTTTCTGGAAGAGCTGTTCAGTCTCGCAGGCCAGGTGGCCGTCGTCACCGGCGGTACGGGCGTGTTGGGGGGCGCGTTGTGCCAAGGGCTTGCCCAGGCGGGGGCCACGATCGTTGTGGCCGGCCGTAATCGCGAGCGTGGTGAAGAGCGCGTGCGGCTGATTCATGAGGCGGGGGGCAAGGCTTCATTCCTGCCGGTGGAAGTGAGCGAGCGGTCCTCTGTCGAGGCGTTATTGGACGCGGCCCTCTCACAACAGGGCCGCGTCGACATGCTGATCAATGGCGCCGGCGTCAACTCGGCCAGCAGTTATGCTGACGTCCGCGACGAGGATTGGAACTTCGTGTTGGCGAACAATCTCACCGCGGTTCACCTCGGCTGCCAAATTTTTGGCGGCCATATGACCGCAACCGGAGGCGGAGCGATTCTGAATATCGCCAGCGTAACGGCCGACCGTCCGTTATCGAAGGTGTTCGCCTACTCGGCCTCGAAGGCGGCTGTGGTGAACCTTACCCGCAATGTGGCCCGCGAGTTTGCGCCACATGGCGTGCGGGTGAACGCTCTCTGCCCCGGTTTTTTTCCCGCTGAGCAGAACCGCAAGATCCTCGACGCCGAGCGCACGACGAGTATCATGCAGCAGACTCCGATGGCCCGTTTCGGCAAGCCGGAAGAGTTGGTCGGTACAGCGCTTTTGCTGCTCTCGCGCACCGCAGGTAGCTTCATTACCGGTGCGGCCTATTACGTGGACGGCGGCTTCACGGCCATGCGTTTTTGA
- a CDS encoding GNAT family N-acetyltransferase yields MLTEVTTYYLELSEPAGLRPARAPDVPLEIHQVQIPLPELNRFFYVAVGRDWHWRARLKWSRERWLEYMGRPELETWLVLVAGTPAGYYEQELQPDGNAEIVNFGMLPAFVGRGLGGHLLTHAVERGWERGAKRVWLHTCTLDHPRALEHYLARGFRLYDEKTIEREIDAGPQSWPEV; encoded by the coding sequence ATGCTCACTGAAGTCACCACCTACTACCTGGAGCTTTCCGAACCTGCGGGTTTGCGTCCGGCGCGTGCGCCGGACGTGCCGCTGGAAATTCATCAGGTGCAGATTCCCCTGCCCGAGTTGAATCGATTCTTTTACGTTGCAGTCGGCCGCGACTGGCACTGGCGGGCAAGATTGAAATGGTCTCGCGAGCGTTGGTTGGAATACATGGGGCGCCCCGAACTGGAAACCTGGCTCGTCTTGGTTGCCGGCACGCCGGCCGGCTATTACGAACAGGAATTGCAGCCCGACGGCAATGCCGAAATCGTTAATTTCGGCATGCTGCCGGCCTTCGTCGGTCGCGGGCTTGGGGGCCATCTGCTCACGCATGCCGTCGAGCGCGGATGGGAGCGCGGCGCGAAACGCGTGTGGTTGCACACCTGCACGCTCGATCATCCTCGCGCGCTCGAGCATTACCTGGCACGCGGCTTTCGCCTATACGACGAGAAGACAATCGAGCGCGAAATCGACGCCGGACCGCAATCCTGGCCCGAGGTGTAA
- a CDS encoding HAD hydrolase-like protein translates to MFEITKKHEFLVGIDSDGCAFDTMELKHKECFIPNIINSYELQGVSKYAREAAEFVNLYSKSRGINRFPALIEALEWLAKRPEVAARGIGIRIPAGLVEWLKVETKQANPALAAAVEKTGDADLRQALAWSKAVNETIAGMVRGVPPFPFVRECLEKLRGKADVLVISATPNEALHREWEEHGLDSYVAAICGQEIGTKKETLGAAAKYAAHHTLMVGDAPGDYKAAVANHALFFPINPGAEEASWRQLFEEGIDRFFAKTFAGAYQAKLLAAFDKCLPEKPPWPVNN, encoded by the coding sequence ATGTTTGAAATCACCAAGAAGCACGAGTTTCTGGTCGGCATCGACTCCGACGGCTGCGCGTTCGACACAATGGAGCTGAAGCACAAGGAGTGCTTCATTCCGAACATCATCAACAGTTATGAGCTGCAGGGTGTCAGCAAGTACGCGCGCGAGGCGGCCGAGTTCGTCAACTTGTATTCCAAGAGCCGTGGCATCAATCGCTTTCCGGCTTTGATCGAGGCGCTCGAATGGTTGGCCAAACGGCCCGAGGTGGCCGCGCGCGGAATCGGCATTCGCATTCCCGCCGGGCTGGTCGAGTGGCTGAAAGTCGAGACCAAGCAAGCCAACCCGGCGCTGGCCGCGGCCGTGGAAAAGACGGGCGATGCCGATCTACGGCAAGCGTTGGCTTGGTCGAAAGCCGTCAATGAGACGATCGCCGGCATGGTGCGCGGTGTGCCGCCTTTTCCTTTTGTACGCGAGTGTCTGGAAAAGTTGCGCGGCAAGGCCGATGTGCTGGTGATCTCGGCCACACCCAACGAAGCATTGCACCGCGAATGGGAAGAACACGGACTCGACTCTTACGTGGCCGCCATCTGTGGGCAGGAAATCGGCACCAAAAAAGAAACCCTGGGCGCAGCGGCCAAGTACGCGGCACATCACACACTAATGGTCGGTGACGCGCCGGGCGACTACAAAGCCGCGGTCGCCAATCACGCCCTTTTCTTTCCGATCAATCCGGGGGCCGAGGAAGCCAGTTGGCGGCAGCTCTTCGAAGAAGGAATCGATCGTTTCTTCGCCAAGACCTTTGCTGGCGCGTATCAAGCCAAACTGCTGGCCGCGTTCGACAAATGCCTGCCGGAAAAGCCGCCGTGGCCTGTGAACAACTGA
- the gnd gene encoding decarboxylating NADP(+)-dependent phosphogluconate dehydrogenase, with protein MSKPCDIGLIGLAVMGENLALNIESRGYRIAVFNRTTSVVDDFVAKRAVGKQVVGCHTVEELVSSLAQPRKVMLMIKAGPAVDTVIEQLIPLLSPGDVIIDGGNTHYADTERRTKYVESKGLLFIGTGVSGGEEGALKGPSMMPGGSPAAWPLVKPIFQAIAAKVGPNHDIPCCEWVGPRGAGHYVKMVHNGIEYGDMQLICEAYSLLANVLGLSNDKLYDVFAEWNRGDLDSYLIEISRDIFSVKDELTGKFLVDMILDTAGAKGTGKWMSQLALDLGVPSTLVTEAVYARSLSALREQRVRASKVLPAPKTKYTGDREKFVEQVRRALYASKICSYAQGFVQMQAAAKEHDWSLNCGNIALLWRGGCIIRARFLDRIKEAFDANAHLENLLLAPYFTEVVGHAQEAWRHVAATSMELGVPVPALTTALTYYDGYRSERLPANLLQAQRDYFGAHTYARVDKPGMFHTDWLSLRRPPKD; from the coding sequence ATGAGCAAACCGTGTGATATTGGCCTGATCGGCTTGGCCGTGATGGGCGAGAACCTGGCGCTGAACATCGAAAGCCGGGGCTACCGAATTGCCGTCTTCAACCGTACGACCAGCGTTGTCGATGACTTTGTCGCCAAGCGTGCCGTAGGCAAGCAGGTCGTCGGTTGCCATACGGTGGAAGAGTTGGTGTCCAGCCTCGCGCAGCCGCGCAAAGTGATGCTGATGATCAAGGCCGGTCCGGCCGTCGACACCGTGATCGAGCAATTGATTCCATTACTCTCGCCCGGCGATGTCATCATCGACGGCGGCAACACGCACTATGCCGACACCGAGCGGCGCACTAAGTACGTCGAGTCCAAGGGCCTGCTGTTCATCGGCACCGGCGTCTCGGGCGGTGAGGAAGGTGCGCTCAAGGGCCCCAGCATGATGCCCGGTGGTAGTCCGGCCGCGTGGCCGCTGGTGAAGCCGATCTTCCAGGCTATTGCCGCCAAGGTGGGTCCGAACCACGACATTCCCTGCTGCGAGTGGGTCGGCCCGCGCGGCGCAGGTCACTATGTGAAGATGGTCCATAACGGCATCGAATATGGCGACATGCAGTTGATTTGCGAGGCCTATTCGCTGTTGGCCAACGTGTTGGGTTTGTCGAACGACAAGCTCTACGACGTCTTTGCCGAGTGGAACCGCGGCGATCTCGACAGCTATTTGATCGAGATCAGCCGCGACATCTTCAGCGTCAAAGACGAACTCACCGGCAAATTCCTGGTCGACATGATTCTGGATACCGCCGGGGCCAAAGGAACCGGCAAGTGGATGAGCCAGCTGGCGCTCGACCTGGGCGTGCCAAGTACTTTGGTTACCGAGGCCGTCTACGCCCGCAGTCTGTCGGCCCTCAGGGAGCAGCGTGTGCGGGCCAGCAAGGTCTTGCCCGCACCGAAGACGAAGTACACTGGCGACCGTGAGAAGTTCGTCGAGCAAGTGCGTCGGGCCTTGTACGCGTCGAAGATTTGCAGCTACGCACAAGGCTTTGTGCAGATGCAAGCGGCGGCCAAAGAGCACGATTGGTCGCTCAACTGCGGCAACATCGCCTTGCTATGGCGGGGGGGGTGCATCATCAGGGCACGGTTTTTGGACCGTATCAAGGAAGCCTTCGACGCGAACGCTCATCTCGAAAACCTGCTGTTGGCACCCTATTTCACTGAAGTCGTCGGTCACGCGCAGGAAGCCTGGCGGCACGTGGCGGCCACGTCGATGGAGTTGGGCGTGCCGGTCCCTGCACTGACGACCGCGTTGACCTATTACGATGGTTACCGCAGCGAACGATTGCCGGCCAACCTATTGCAAGCGCAGCGTGACTACTTCGGCGCGCATACCTACGCCCGCGTCGATAAGCCAGGCATGTTCCACACGGATTGGCTCAGCCTGCGCCGACCTCCGAAAGATTGA
- a CDS encoding diphosphate--fructose-6-phosphate 1-phosphotransferase produces the protein MSRPRNMVVAQSGGPSPVINNSLRGIIETARELNEIATVYGGRHGIEGVLKEELLDLSAQPADEVALLRCTPAAGSIGTCRYKLRASQKEDFERVIDVLRAHHVGYFLYIGGNDSMDTANKIAALAHERGLDLVAVGVPKTIDNDVGDSEFKLIDHTPGFGSVAKYWMHSIQNANEENAGSCPADPVLVMQAMGRKIGFIPAAARLADPDRQMPLKIYLAESSCTLEKLTDQVNDQLRATARCLVVVSEGFDVGKLGEVKDSFGHVMFSSSQTTVAQTVVNHLNRVGLAAKGAARGNVSGTDQRHSMAYASTVDLEEAYRSGQMAALLAARGESGFMATILREPGPIYSARYDKVSLAEVANSERTFPQQWITADGCDVTDDFVRYARPLVGEDMVSLPMIAGRQRLTRFEPIYAEQKLPKYVPEADRK, from the coding sequence ATGAGTCGCCCCCGCAATATGGTCGTCGCGCAGAGCGGCGGGCCAAGCCCGGTGATCAACAACAGTCTGCGCGGCATCATCGAGACGGCCCGCGAGTTGAACGAGATTGCCACCGTCTATGGCGGCAGGCACGGGATCGAAGGGGTCCTCAAGGAAGAACTGCTGGATCTCTCGGCGCAGCCCGCCGACGAAGTGGCCCTGTTGCGTTGCACGCCGGCGGCAGGTTCGATCGGCACCTGTCGTTACAAGCTGCGTGCCAGTCAAAAGGAAGATTTCGAGCGCGTCATCGATGTGCTCCGCGCCCATCACGTGGGCTATTTCCTGTACATCGGCGGCAACGATTCGATGGACACCGCCAACAAGATCGCGGCGCTCGCCCATGAGCGCGGCCTCGACCTGGTCGCGGTCGGGGTGCCCAAGACCATCGACAACGACGTGGGAGACAGCGAATTCAAACTGATCGACCACACGCCGGGCTTCGGCTCGGTAGCAAAATATTGGATGCACTCGATCCAGAACGCCAACGAGGAAAACGCCGGCTCCTGCCCGGCCGATCCCGTCCTGGTGATGCAAGCGATGGGCCGAAAGATCGGTTTCATCCCGGCGGCGGCGCGATTGGCTGACCCCGATCGGCAGATGCCGCTGAAAATCTACCTGGCTGAAAGCTCTTGCACGCTCGAGAAATTGACCGACCAGGTGAACGATCAATTGCGCGCAACCGCGCGGTGCCTGGTTGTCGTAAGCGAAGGCTTCGACGTCGGAAAGCTGGGCGAAGTCAAAGACTCGTTCGGCCACGTGATGTTCAGCTCGAGCCAGACGACGGTCGCGCAGACGGTCGTCAATCATCTCAATCGCGTCGGGTTGGCAGCCAAGGGGGCGGCGCGCGGCAACGTCTCGGGCACGGACCAACGTCACTCGATGGCTTATGCCTCGACCGTCGACCTCGAAGAAGCCTATCGCAGCGGCCAGATGGCGGCCCTGCTGGCGGCGCGCGGCGAGAGTGGCTTCATGGCGACGATCCTGCGCGAGCCGGGGCCTATCTATTCGGCCCGCTACGACAAAGTGTCGCTCGCCGAGGTGGCCAACAGCGAGCGAACCTTCCCACAGCAATGGATCACGGCCGACGGCTGCGACGTTACCGACGACTTCGTGCGTTACGCGCGGCCGCTGGTGGGCGAAGACATGGTCTCGCTGCCGATGATCGCTGGTCGTCAGCGGCTGACCCGTTTCGAGCCGATTTACGCCGAACAAAAGCTACCGAAATACGTGCCCGAGGCGGATCGAAAATAA
- a CDS encoding HU family DNA-binding protein — MLRPCLRGPGWGSFAWQNVVFPGNIATFLKISRVFWVAFLFWSIFNHPIATAAVKVPVTICKEVHPVMAKATATAAKKAPSKSETLNNISAATGVSRKDVSAVLETLAGEVRKALGNRGPGVFAVPGLVKITKKKVPARSAKKNVPNPFKPGETMDVKARPAYNKVAIRALKNLKDMV, encoded by the coding sequence ATGCTCCGACCATGTCTGCGGGGGCCGGGTTGGGGCAGTTTTGCATGGCAAAACGTGGTATTTCCCGGGAATATTGCCACCTTTCTGAAAATTTCCCGGGTTTTTTGGGTTGCTTTTTTGTTTTGGTCTATTTTTAATCATCCGATCGCCACCGCGGCGGTCAAAGTTCCAGTCACCATTTGCAAGGAGGTTCACCCCGTCATGGCGAAAGCCACTGCAACCGCTGCCAAGAAAGCGCCCAGCAAGAGCGAGACCCTGAACAACATTTCCGCCGCCACCGGTGTCAGCCGGAAGGACGTGTCGGCCGTTCTGGAGACCCTCGCCGGCGAAGTGCGCAAGGCTCTCGGAAACCGTGGACCGGGCGTGTTCGCCGTTCCCGGACTGGTCAAGATCACCAAGAAGAAGGTGCCGGCTCGCTCGGCCAAGAAGAACGTCCCGAACCCGTTCAAGCCGGGAGAGACGATGGACGTCAAGGCGCGTCCGGCCTACAACAAGGTCGCCATTCGCGCTCTGAAAAACCTCAAGGACATGGTCTAA